The following coding sequences lie in one Panicum virgatum strain AP13 chromosome 6N, P.virgatum_v5, whole genome shotgun sequence genomic window:
- the LOC120680260 gene encoding E3 ubiquitin-protein ligase MBR1-like, whose protein sequence is MRLDIDNMSYEDLLALGEFMGNVNTGLADEKILKCVREVVCCSSDQTQNDLDDQDDGRCVICLEDYKDKDVLGTLKCNHDFHADCIKKWLQTKNSCPVCKAAAA, encoded by the exons ATGAGACTGGACATTGACAACATGAGTTACGAG GACCTGTTGGCTTTAGGAGAATTTATGGGTAATGTCAACACAGGCTTGGCTGATGAAAAAATTTTGAAGTGTGTGAGAGAAGTGGTCTGCTGCAGCTCTGACCAAACGCAAAACGATCTAGATGACCAAGATGACGGGAGATGTGTCATTTGCCTG GAGGATTACAAAGATAAGGATGTGCTGGGAACACTAAAATGCAACCATGACTTCCACGCTGATTGCATCAAGAAGTGGCTGCAGACAAAGAATTCATGCCCGGTGTGCAAAGCAGCTGCGGCTTAG